One part of the Dioscorea cayenensis subsp. rotundata cultivar TDr96_F1 chromosome 2, TDr96_F1_v2_PseudoChromosome.rev07_lg8_w22 25.fasta, whole genome shotgun sequence genome encodes these proteins:
- the LOC120269610 gene encoding uncharacterized protein LOC120269610 codes for MADLLRRRSAALWVARLAVLLAGAVSAAALARTSLPYSLALLSSLPRAWSSFRSWLSPPYLFAAIHFIIIVIWKLSDKKQSSRDADPQSKPRDLLSRKPSAELWTEIRADPLESDSRSPDPVVEQEKSSDGSCVTDESLENETMDATWKAIMEAAASPARPQLRKSETWERTDRAPATEATREPVFRHSATFKESSGWRGREVLMMGHEELDQRFEAFIRMNREEMRLQREESNKRYLEMVNGVP; via the coding sequence ATGGCCGACCTCCTCCGTCGTCGCTCGGCGGCGCTCTGGGTCGCCCGCCTCGCCGTGCTCCTCGCTGGCGCCGTCTCCGCCGCCGCCCTCGCTCGCACCTCCCTACCCTACTCTTTAGCTCTTCTTTCCTCCCTCCCCCGCGCCTGGTCCTCATTCCGATCATGGCTCTCTCCTCCCTACCTCTTCGCTGCCATCCACTTCATTATCATCGTCATTTGGAAGCTCTCTGATAAGAAGCAGAGCAGCCGCGACGCCGATCCCCAGTCCAAACCACGCGATCTCCTCTCCCGTAAGCCCTCTGCGGAGCTATGGACCGAGATTCGAGCGGATCCGCTGGAATCCGACTCCAGATCGCCGGATCCGGTGGTGGAGCAAGAGAAATCCTCTGATGGATCCTGCGTCACAGACGAATCCCTGGAGAACGAGACGATGGATGCGACTTGGAAGGCCATAATGGAGGCGGCGGCGTCCCCGGCTCGGCCGCAGCTGAGGAAGAGCGAGACCTGGGAGCGTACTGACAGGGCTCCGGCGACTGAGGCTACCAGAGAGCCGGTGTTCCGGCACTCGGCAACGTTCAAGGAGTCTTCGGGTTGGAGGGGAAGAGAAGTTCTGATGATGGGGCACGAGGAGCTTGATCAGAGGTTCGAGGCTTTCATAAGAATGAACCGGGAAGAGATGCGGTTGCAGCGCGAGGAGTCGAACAAGCGTTATCTGGAGATGGTGAACGGGGTACCCTAA